The following proteins are co-located in the Imtechella halotolerans genome:
- the brnQ gene encoding branched-chain amino acid transport system II carrier protein, whose product MIFKKETLVTSFALFSMFFGAGNLILPPLLGFQAGNDWILVTLGFGISAVLLPLLGIIAHARLQGTLMDFSKKISPYFGLIYGIVVYLICIALPAPRTASVTHEMAIQPFFDVSSLLTSVIYFSLVFVFALNRSKVLDLLGQFLTPLILLILLTIIGIAIVQPHPEMISPVIKTPVVTGLLEGYQTFDAVAAMVVGGVLIVSIHMNHQGTYHEKKKLVTQSGILAGIALLLIYAGFIYTGAVFNSSFPENSSRTALLAGISTETLGSIGNAFLSVLVALACFTTAIGIVTGTADFVKGLAGNSQTAYVLTALLSSLLGVIMGQFDVQYIIAVAVPALMLVYPVTILLIVLNVIPNKFASSIVFKSVVVVAILFSLLDFGLSIGIQQLQVLQEAIPFGVSGLGWVLPSFLTFVVANYFALRKVPSV is encoded by the coding sequence ATGATATTTAAGAAAGAAACATTAGTCACCTCTTTTGCTCTGTTCTCTATGTTTTTTGGGGCGGGTAACTTAATATTGCCACCATTATTGGGTTTTCAGGCAGGCAATGATTGGATATTGGTAACCTTAGGTTTTGGGATTTCAGCTGTATTACTTCCGCTTCTTGGAATTATCGCTCATGCCAGATTACAAGGGACTTTGATGGATTTTTCAAAAAAAATCTCTCCTTATTTTGGTTTAATTTATGGTATTGTTGTGTATTTGATCTGCATCGCCTTACCTGCTCCACGCACCGCTTCTGTAACCCATGAAATGGCGATACAGCCTTTTTTTGATGTGAGTTCTTTGTTGACAAGTGTTATTTATTTCTCATTAGTTTTCGTTTTTGCTCTTAATAGATCTAAGGTGCTGGATCTACTCGGTCAGTTTTTAACACCTCTAATTTTGTTAATTCTACTCACAATAATTGGAATTGCCATTGTTCAGCCCCATCCTGAAATGATTTCTCCTGTTATAAAGACACCTGTAGTTACTGGATTATTAGAAGGTTATCAAACTTTTGATGCTGTTGCTGCTATGGTAGTTGGTGGGGTTTTAATTGTCTCTATTCACATGAATCATCAAGGGACGTATCATGAAAAGAAAAAGTTGGTGACGCAATCAGGTATTTTGGCTGGTATTGCTTTATTATTGATTTATGCTGGATTTATTTATACAGGTGCGGTTTTCAATAGTAGCTTTCCTGAGAATAGTTCTCGAACTGCGCTTTTGGCTGGAATAAGTACCGAAACCTTAGGATCGATTGGAAATGCATTTTTAAGTGTGCTGGTTGCATTAGCCTGTTTTACAACTGCTATTGGAATAGTTACTGGAACTGCTGATTTTGTGAAAGGTTTGGCGGGAAATTCTCAAACTGCATATGTGTTAACTGCTTTATTGAGTTCATTACTAGGTGTAATTATGGGGCAATTTGATGTTCAATATATTATCGCTGTAGCAGTTCCAGCGCTAATGTTAGTGTATCCTGTAACCATTCTTCTAATAGTGTTAAATGTTATCCCTAATAAATTTGCTAGCTCTATAGTCTTTAAATCGGTGGTTGTGGTTGCTATTTTATTTAGTTTACTGGATTTTGGATTATCTATTGGCATACAACAATTACAAGTATTGCAGGAAGCAATTCCTTTTGGAGTTTCAGGTTTAGGTTGGGTTTTGCCTTCTTTTTTAACTTTTGTTGTTGCTAATTATTTTGCGCTTAGAAAAGTTCCTTCAGTTTAG
- a CDS encoding alpha/beta hydrolase has product MTLSFKGIEVFYTRRGKGKTLLLLHGFLENQHMWNELTPSLSETHTVISIDLLGHGQTECYGYIHTMEDMAEFVHAVLEHENIQEWVAIGHSMGGYVALALAEQNPDKTKGIILVNSTASADSEERKINRTRAILAVKQNYKNFVGIAISNLFRPKNRTIFADKIQEIRAQALQTPLQGIIAALEGMKIRKDRINFLKSTSIPKLYIIGKNDPVIDYEMIKSETSIVKAKKHEFEDGHMSHIENRNELLTQIVHFIEYI; this is encoded by the coding sequence ATGACCCTATCGTTCAAAGGCATTGAAGTATTTTACACTCGAAGAGGAAAAGGAAAAACCCTGCTACTACTTCATGGATTTTTAGAAAATCAACATATGTGGAATGAATTAACACCAAGCTTATCAGAAACACACACAGTGATAAGCATAGATTTGCTAGGGCATGGCCAAACTGAATGTTATGGCTACATTCACACCATGGAAGATATGGCTGAATTTGTTCACGCTGTTTTGGAACATGAAAACATTCAGGAGTGGGTTGCAATCGGGCACTCGATGGGAGGGTATGTCGCTTTAGCACTTGCAGAACAAAACCCTGATAAAACAAAAGGAATTATCCTAGTGAATTCTACAGCTTCGGCCGATTCCGAAGAACGAAAAATAAACAGAACCAGAGCAATACTTGCCGTAAAACAAAACTACAAGAATTTCGTAGGCATAGCCATATCAAACCTTTTTAGACCCAAAAATAGAACCATATTTGCGGACAAAATACAAGAAATAAGAGCGCAAGCACTACAAACTCCACTTCAGGGTATTATAGCAGCCTTAGAAGGGATGAAAATAAGAAAAGATCGAATAAATTTTTTAAAATCTACTTCCATCCCGAAACTATATATAATTGGAAAAAACGATCCAGTAATTGATTACGAAATGATTAAATCAGAAACAAGCATTGTAAAAGCAAAAAAACACGAATTTGAGGATGGTCACATGAGCCACATCGAAAATCGTAATGAATTACTTACACAAATAGTGCATTTCATCGAATATATTTGA
- the thiL gene encoding thiamine-phosphate kinase, with protein MIEDKNSQRTSLSELGEFGLIEHLTKGFVSKNSSTLKAIGDDAAVLDFSGKQVVVSTDMLIEGIHFDLSYVPLKHLGYKAVMVNLSDIYAMNAKATQITVSVAVSNRFPLEALEELYEGIALASRLYDVDLIGGDTTSSKLGMIISITVIGEATKEELVYRNGAKTNDLLVVSGDLGGAYMGLQILEREKEVFKVNPNNQPDLDPYTYLIERQLKPEARRDIYQLLKDLGVKPSAMIDISDGLSSEVLHLCKQSGVGCRLYEDKIPLDPQVISSCEEFSIDSTMVALSGGEDYELLFTVAQEDYSKIKANPNLTVIGHIVPKSEGVHLVTRGETFIPITAQGWNAMK; from the coding sequence ATGATTGAAGATAAAAATTCGCAACGTACTTCTTTGTCCGAACTGGGTGAGTTTGGGCTTATAGAACATCTAACTAAAGGATTTGTTAGTAAAAATTCTTCTACACTTAAGGCGATAGGAGATGATGCTGCAGTTTTGGATTTTTCTGGGAAACAAGTAGTGGTTTCTACAGATATGTTGATAGAGGGGATTCATTTTGATTTAAGCTATGTTCCGCTAAAACATCTGGGTTATAAGGCTGTTATGGTCAATCTATCTGATATTTATGCGATGAATGCTAAAGCTACCCAGATTACCGTTTCGGTGGCAGTTTCTAACCGGTTTCCACTTGAAGCTCTAGAGGAGTTGTATGAAGGCATTGCCTTGGCCTCACGTTTATATGATGTTGATTTGATTGGTGGGGACACGACTTCTTCTAAACTTGGGATGATTATTTCTATTACTGTAATTGGGGAGGCTACAAAGGAGGAGTTAGTATATCGAAATGGTGCCAAAACAAATGATTTACTTGTGGTTTCTGGTGACTTAGGTGGTGCTTATATGGGATTACAGATTCTAGAAAGGGAGAAGGAAGTGTTTAAGGTTAATCCGAATAATCAGCCTGATTTAGATCCCTATACCTATCTTATTGAACGTCAATTGAAACCTGAAGCGCGTAGAGATATTTATCAATTATTAAAGGATTTAGGAGTCAAGCCTTCCGCAATGATTGATATTAGTGATGGGTTATCATCTGAAGTGCTACATTTATGTAAACAATCAGGAGTTGGATGTCGTTTGTATGAAGACAAAATTCCACTTGATCCTCAAGTGATATCTTCTTGTGAAGAATTTTCAATTGATAGTACAATGGTTGCCTTAAGTGGGGGAGAAGATTACGAGTTGCTCTTTACTGTTGCTCAAGAGGATTACTCTAAAATTAAGGCGAACCCAAACTTAACCGTAATAGGGCATATTGTTCCTAAATCAGAAGGTGTTCATTTAGTTACTCGTGGGGAAACTTTTATACCTATAACTGCTCAAGGTTGGAATGCTATGAAGTAA
- a CDS encoding HesB/IscA family protein: MIKVSDTAKRKVVELMTEEGYDPSKDYVRVGVKSGGCSGLSYELKFDHSASQEDKIFEDNSVRIIVDKKSFLYLIGTILEFSGGLNGKGFVFNNPNAQRTCGCGESFSL, from the coding sequence ATGATCAAAGTTTCAGATACTGCAAAACGTAAAGTGGTAGAACTCATGACCGAAGAAGGTTATGACCCTAGCAAGGATTATGTACGTGTAGGTGTTAAAAGCGGTGGTTGCAGCGGATTATCTTACGAATTAAAGTTTGACCATTCCGCCTCTCAAGAAGACAAGATTTTCGAGGATAATTCAGTTCGTATTATCGTAGATAAGAAAAGTTTTCTGTACCTAATTGGGACAATCCTAGAATTTTCGGGAGGTCTTAACGGTAAAGGCTTTGTTTTTAACAACCCAAATGCACAACGAACCTGTGGTTGCGGCGAAAGCTTTTCGTTATAA